The DNA region GTTTAACCAACTCAAGCTAAAAATTACTATTTGTTCTCTTCAACCAGAGAATAAAAGTACTGTGAGTATCAGTAATGActctgcagctctactgctgcaGAAGACAAGAAGTTTCGCCTTTTAAGGAAACTTGGAAGACTAATTGCCAAAGGGTCTCTCTTCTAAAACTTCTAAGAAAACAGGAAGATGAATCTTTGTGAAACTTTAGAAACACTCTCAAAGGAAGTCTGCCTTGTTAGGATGAGAGTTTAGCCAAGCTGTACAGTGCACTTGACCCATATAAAACAAAGTAGGTTTTATATCTATTAAAGTAGAACATAATTACTTTTGTAAGAAATAGTTAATATATTCCATTCCAAATACACTGAAACAAATACCCCACTCAGTGAGATTGCACAGTGTGTGTGAATTAGCACAAAATTGGGTTACATCTTATTCTTGTTAAAAattctcattgatgtcaatgggagtacAACCAGGCTCTCTGTCTTTGGCCCATTGTCTCTTTCTGCCTTAATCCACAATCTAAATTGGATGGGACAATGACTCCAAAGAAATGAATAGATGTACAATGTTCGTGCTTTAGTTTCCATTGGGTTTTAATAACTACTTGTCAGCAAACTTTCTAGTAGTAGGCTTCAGGACACTCAATAAGAGCAGAGTACGAAagatttaagagaaaaaaatctcgCAAACAACATGTATTTTGACATGTAATTTATTGGAGGCATTCAATTTTGGCTAATAAAATATTGAGATGAATTAATGTACTAAAGCAAAGTATCACTCAAGTTGTAAAACTTCCAGttgaaagcagaaaatgaaaggACTTTAGCTGCACAAGACTTTATAGCTACATAAGAAGAACATATTGGTGTCTGCTTCCTTTTCCTGCATCATCTGCTAGTTACTTTAAAGAATAAGAATGTTGACATTGTTGACCCTACACAAGAGGATTCCTATAGCCCCTTACTCACCATGGGTCTCATAGATGATCCTCAGAAGTAACTCAGCAAGGTTCTTTTACTGGGAGTGTGATCATGCATCCCTTCTGACCTCAagtctcccactgaagttaacagcaaTTATTATAATATGAGGAATATAGTGTCAGGCTCCCTGTGTCAGACAGTCTGACTTGCATGAACACTTTATCTGGAGTCCTTAAATTAGGAATGAAATCAAATAGGGCTGAAACCTTCAGGTGCTTCCAAAATAGGAGGGGGAAAAGCTTGGCAAGACAGAGAGGTGATTGCAGGATGGATCCTTTTCCTAATTACCTGGCTTTCCTTTAGATTGGCTCACAATTCATTTCCATATCAATCAAACACAGCTTTCATACAGTCATTAAGGGAGCAGCGCATCGCTATTGAAACCTAATTTATTGCTGACGttttaaaaagagacagagaATGTTACTTTTACTAAGATTTAGAGCTAATTGACTTTGCAGTGGGGCTTGGCACAAGGCTGAAAATAAGAGAATGTTCTGCTCAGAACAAGCCAGGTGTCAGCCTTTGGGAAATCCCAGAAAATAACATTCCACAATAGAAATCAGTCACAACAGAAGAAACGAGCATCATTGAGTGCTGTGTCATCGACAAAAACATTATGGTATGGGTCCTGTTTGGTTTCAATGCCACAAATTCCAACTCTTGTGCAGGCATTACTCCATCTACCATAATCCCCAAAGCTACCGCCTGTTCCTTCTATGACAGCACCACTGCTACAGCGGAATTTGATATTGTTAGCAGCTGTATCATCTAAAATTCcttgtggaacttcaactttcagCTGAAAGGCTGTTAGGAACCCTGTTGGACACCAAGTGATTCCTGACCATTGCCCAAACCTAGGAGGAGAAAgacaatttcaatatatttttctctACTTGTTGCATAAATGCCAGTGAAATGTTAGTTTAATCCAGTCtgatcaatttttaaaatgggaagtaTGCCAgatttttctgaattattttgaaTGTGTTATTTATTATGTGTTGAACACCAGCTGTGTTTGGACTCTGCAGAATACCCAGGGGATACCATTCCTTCAACCCAGAGCTTACATTCCAAAAATAAAGTGACAGCACAATCACAGCAGGTTGAACTTATCACAAAGCAGCAAGGAGCTTTTCCTGTTTGAGAGCAGGAAAAAGTTGGAACAAAACTGAAGAAATGTGAATGTCCTGTTCACAGTGTATGTATCAAACTCAAGAAAACCTGAGAAAGCAAGATTCACTATAGATACATGCACACCAGAAAAAAGCCTTAAAGTAAATCCATTCACATCAGTGGAAGTAAGAGGAGAATATGTTTCTTAATAGCAATTAAAAATAGCTTGGAGTTTACTCTTTGTTGCCTGCAATAATTGTAAGTGTGTGCCTGGAAAAAAATTATACCCATACTTCAAAATCTGGATTTATGTTATGTCCACACTTTAAAACTTTGTTATTTACATGAATATTAAGACTATCTAGAGTGTTCATAATTAATGTCAACaaacattttggaagggatattaaaccttgtgcttcaggACTCAGGCCAATCTCTAACTATCAGAAACTAGGATTAGACCTAAATTAaaggagatatcctatctcctaggactggaagggaccttgaaaggtcattgagtctggCCCCCTGtcttcagtagcaggaccaagtactgattttgccccagatccctaagtggccccctcaaggattgaactcacaaccctgggtttaacagaccAATGCttgaaccactgaactatccgCTCCATGCAGAGTGCAGTCTCCCATCTGCCTGCTGAAGGATCATTGCATGTCTTCTGAAGCACCTAGTGCTGGTCACTGTAAGGAGAGGCTATTGCACACTAAATGGACCTTgagtctgatctagtatggcagTTCCATTATATAAACCCAATAAATGGCCGAGCCATAGGTTTCAGTGACCCATAGATCCTTTCATacacaaattaaatttaaaaaacaaactctttACATTACATAAAGACATTGATACAAACTGATAGGGGGTGAGGCATTCAAAATTGAAACTGATAACTTGGCCCTTAAGGAGACATCAtcagtttaaaaataatcacatttcTGTCTGAACATTTCCCTACTACCATTACTAGTAATGTCAAAGACTATTGTAAGTGAAAATTGAAGGggaaatttttctcttttttttttccctgtttcttttcctttgtgtATTTGGCAGAACTCTGTGTATAGTCACATTTGCTGTTTCCCTTCTGAAGTCAGCCAGGTCCTGATCCTGTAATCAGATCTATTAGCTGGACCCCTCCACTTATGCAGTGCCCCATTGGGGTGGAAAGGTCTACGCTAATAGATCTGATTGCAGTGTCAGGGCTTGGTGACTTCATTTCCCTTGCCTGTGCAGAACTTCTACACAACAAGGTggggggaaaatatatatatatatataaaaacagggAAATGTGATTGCCAAAATTTTGGCCTCAGGAGCAGGTAAAGTACCTGGAATTACTTTTAAgttgttatttttaaagtgactAGATTCCAGATTAACTGTGTTCCCATAACACAAGTTGTTACAAGAAAATTGTAGAGACCAAATATTCAAGTGAGGATGAGGTGTCAGTTTTAACTTTAAAGATCTGGAGCAAAAGGTAAGAAATTCAAACACAATACAAGCAATGTCTGCTATTTAAATTGTAGTCTTTTTTCTCTGAATTTTGCAAATCATGCATAATTAATACATTGAGCCAAATTCATTGGGCTACACTGGTGTAACACAGACAATAACTTTGGCCGCTTCCTCGGCAGTGGTAAACAATTATATTCCTAGCGTAAACacataaaaagaaaaacctgGAGGAAATAACAGGCTGCACTCTGCTTGACAGTGCTACAAGTGCTCAGGTTCCTCCTCATCTGGTTTACTAGATCAAACGAAATATAAAAGATTGAAGTACCACTAAACTTACTTTCCAGAATCAGATTCAATAGTATAGACAACACTACTCGTACTGTTGATTTTTATGCAAAATAAACGGATCCCATTTAGTGCAGTGTCATCACTAGCTCCTCCATACTCCTCCATCTAAAATATACAGAAATACAGTAAGATCATTAACACGATAAGAACCTATAGCTCTGACAAGGGTATGGATAAAGTAATCAGGTTCAGTTACCTTTACACTATATCCCATAGCATAGAAATGTTCTGGGCACATATCAATCCATGTCCAAGTGCCCCAAGGTCCTCCATTACTCACATTTATTGAGCTGTAATACTGTCTGTTGGAGAAAGTGCCATTAGCGCTGATTTCTCTTTTACCAAAGACTGGGGAGACATAGGCTAAGCCAACCAATAGGAGAATAGGAATCGCTTGCATTTTATAACAGCTGGATGAAGTAGTGTGAGCCACAGCACTAGTTTCTGCACTCTGTCCTTTATACCCCATTTTATCTCTGCCAATTTgattaaaataacaaatgtgtTCAAGATTGTCACATGGGAAAGTAGAACAAACAATGTGTTTTGCAATGGTAATTTACTGGCTcgtgtttttaaattaaatctggaAAGTCTGCAGCCCTCAGGTTCTGCCCTGAATGAAATATATCAGTGCACAGTAAAATCCCACAGTCCTTCAAcataacttccattgaagtcaataggagttttgtctcAGGAGGCACCTGTGATGATATGGCAATCTATGCACAGATTATGAATGCTATTTGATATTATGAACTCTGTGTATGGTTATCAGCCTTGCCAACCTCAGTGATTCAAACTCCAAAATCATGATTCAGACTTCTCCTCCTCAAAATTGTGAGATTGGCCCCAAAATACTGAGATGTTTAAAAAAGATGATGATGGGTTTTTTCAGTATTGACTATTGAACTGCCCTGGCCCATTCGGAGTCTGTATGGGACAATTAATGTTGCCCACAATCCCAAATGTAATAGGTAAGGTAATGTGGACCTCCTGGTCAGGATCTCTCACCACATCTAGCCATCCTCTGGCCAGCAGTTAATCTTATCCCCAGTCCTTTCATCAGTTCTGTCCCCACCCAATCCCCCCATCAGTCCCAGCCCCCATCAATTCAGCCTCATCCCTCCTGTTCAGCCTCCCACAGTGTGCTCTACTCCTCCTGGCGTTCTTCACTCTCTCTCCCATGCCTGGGTGGACTGCAGCCAggtccctgctcctcctgccaTGCTATGGGGGGTAAGCTCCAGGGCCTTTTCTCCCCCTTCTGTCCCTTCCTGGGCCAGGTGCTACacgggaaggaggaggagcaggagaaggAGAAATGCTACCCTGTCCATTTTTCTCACAGTAGGAGAGGGGGGACGAGGGAGCAGTGTTGCACTGAGCTGTTGAGCTctttgctccctccttcccctgtgAGCATGGAAAGTGGAGAGGAGAGACTCTGTTGGCTTCTGGTGGGGCTGAGCTTTGTGAGGGGACTGGAGCTTCTTGCATCTCACAAGATGAGCTCCAGACACCTCTGAAATCCTGTCACTTGCACAAAACTCACAAGCATTGGCAATACCGCATTAGGCCCTTATGGTAGTCTTTACCATATTCTGCCATCACATTTGTTGTGCTAATGAGAGAGGGAGTGGGACCTGGCCAACTACCTCTGAATGTGATAGTCACTAATGGCCATCAACAACCAAACAGACCTTGCCCAAGCAGAGCAATGGCGTCACAGAAACCTAGGTAAAATCAGTCCTCTCCAGATTATCTATGGAGGACAAGAGAATGGAAAATTCCCCAAAGGGAACAAGGAGATATGTGTGTTAGTGCAAGCCTTAAAAAACACAGAGGCTGAGAAGATCAAGGGTGGAGACAAAGGAGTTTGGCTTTCTGGGCACGAGGGAACCTTTAGTTTGGCACACCAGCCAAAGCTGATGCAGGAGTCAGCGAGGAGACTCCATGATCTGGAGGAGAAGCCTGGGCTGAAGGAGTGAAGTCCAGGAGATGGGACTTGGAATTTTGAAAGGACACTGACCAAATCCCAAGGAACattcaaaagtgatttaaaaaacccaagtcCTAGACTGGTTTACAGATGATTTACTATTTTACCTACACCTGTGCATCTTTTGTGCTGTCTATGAGTAAAGTGTGCTTTGTTTTAGAAATCCATCTGCAAAGATTGTGTCCATTTGCTTCAAATACATGTTCCCGAAGGGTTAAACAATAATTAATGTACCCATGAGGGTGAAGCTCTGAGGGAGGGTATGGTTAAGCTGCTGGTGTGTATTGGGATGGGTTGAATACTGGTCTTGGGGCTAGGGCAGCTGGACTGTTGGATCGCATGTATAAAAAGAGGGAGCAGGCAGAGTCTATGCCCAGGGAGTGAGTCTAGTGGCCAAAGAAAGGCCTGGAAGCTACCCAGTCCCTGGAGAACTTAAAAGCACAGAGATTCAGGGTGTGGATCCAAATACAGCAGCCTGGGGTGTATCCAGCAAGGGGGAGCTTGACCAGGTCTGTGAAACCACTGAAGCAACTAACCTCTAGAGACCACAACCTGTGAAACACCCCAAAGTCTACCTCAGGAACTTTTACCTTGCTGAATGACCACATATCTTGGACACTTACAGTGCAGAAACTATTTCCTAACATTATGATTACAGAGTAGGTGGATACAGATATTGCATATAATGTTCTTACCTCTCACCCAAGCAGTAGATGTCAGGCCTTGCAGGTTAGCTTGCCTTTGAAGGAGAAATCAGAGGTGTggtgtctgaggcctggttcacactacagcgttaaatcgatttaaacagcgttaaatcaatttaacactgtacccgtccacactacaaggcactttaaatcgattttaagggctcttaaaatcgatttctgtactcctccccaacaagaggagtaaccctaaaatcaatattactatatcgatttagggttagtgtggatggaaatcgaagttattggtctcattcttttactgagctacccagagtgcactgctccggaaatcgatggtagcctaggaccatggacgcacaccaccgaattaatgtgcgctagtgtggacgcataaaatcgattttataaaaccggttttaataatttcgattttatgctgtagtgtggacgtggcctgagtaCACAAACATACACCAGTTCTGGAAGAGAGATTCTCACAGATAGCCTGGGGCAATACCCTCTTCCCGGGTTCTCAGCCCACACACCAATGCCCAGTTTCCAGGAAacaactctgcctcaagaatgGACTGTAGTTAGAGATTAAAGCCAAGAGAAAACTCATTTGCTGCTTACCACATCTCCCCAAAAGAAACCCAGGCCCCAAAACCAACACAGCATTTTCTTTCAAGTTTAAAATTTCCTCACAAATGAAGAAAAAGTACTTGTCAAATGTTGTGTAACAGCACCATCTAGTGACCCATTACaacaatatatattttcaaaaatataatctccactgtttttaaaaagtgatctaTAATTTATATTAGTCACCACAAAGCTGTATTATGCCAGGCTTCTGGATGATATAGAAAGGTAATCAGGATGATATCGAACAGATGTGAGACGTCAGCATTGATATTCTGTTCTATCTGGTGTGAACCTGGGTAGTGCACAGTACATCCAAAGGCTGAATAAGTCAATCTCTTTCTAAACAGCTGCAATATTTCTCTGCATGGACTTTGGTGTTTACTCTCATGATGTTTACACAAAGATAAGTTATTGCTATAAATACAAAGAGGAGAAGATAGATTTTCTACTCATTCTTAGGGAAAAAATACAATGAATATTTTTAAGAGACTGTTTTTAGTAAGCTACATTTCTGTAACTGTTCAAAAGGGCCAGGCCTAACACAAGCTACAGAGAGGCACGCAGCCCATGCAGATGCAGTAAGAGCACATTATTCCTTCTTTCTTCATCTAATCAGAAAGACAACCCTAAAGGGGATTTTCATTCTGCAGTCTTCAGGATGTGCACGTGGTGATTTGTTCCAGTGAGCTAGAGAACCTCTCCTACTAGAGCTCCTTTTTCTATTCCACAAAGCTAAGAGTGGAGGAGCCCAGAACTGTTCATTAATTGATATCCAAGAGCAATACAGATTTCTGCCACAGCTAAGAAAACTTGCTCTCTTAGTTTTGGGTTGGCTTGCATTGGACTGTTACGTAATGAAAAAATGATGGGATTTCCAAGAGCAAGTTAACAAAGGGGACCTTCATAatcatgcttcagagcataaaGGTGTTACCTACAATGCTCCATATAGCATTACACAACTGGCCAGGTGAATTGGATGTTTTTTGGGGGTAGAAGTTGTCATTTTCTTCTGAAATATCAAAAGAGGCCAATATTCTGATGCATTATGGCAAGTTATTACAAGTAACGGTGACTCTAGTCAAAAGAACTGAGACATTTGGAGGTTATTGTCACAACAGTTGTGGGATGTATCACTCTATAATGACTCATTGCACTGACTATCGAGCAAGAATACTGAGGACCTTCGGAGAGCTCAGTCAGAACAATGTTGTTGTGTTATAAGGCCAGgaccagtgcaaggatgtttcatgccctaggcgaaacttccaccttgcaccctccctcccccccccacatccccaccctgaggcacccccttcccctccacggcagctccgtcccccgccctgaggcaccccccttgcggcagctccccacccccaccctccaccctgaggcaccccctcccgtcccagctcacccctgctccgcacaTGAGCACGAGtaccccaagcacgccgtggctgcttcacttctcccgcctcccaggcttgcagcgccaatcagcttaggcaccgcaagcctgggaggtgggagaagggaagcgtgctaggggaggaggtggggcaggggtgagctggagcggggagttcccctgcatgctgcccccacttTTCTTGCTGCAGGCGgtcctccccgtgctcccctgccccagcttcctccgcctaaatgccggcggcaaccggggcagctgaagatccagctgccgcggtcgctgccgaagaaaatggcgccccccaaatcctagcaccctagacaactgcctaggttgcctaaatggttgcaccggccctgtataAGGTACAGACTTCTGTCCGCAAAAGTGATTGGTAATGTGAGCCCTTCTATCCCAcatgtccaacctgctctttcaGCTGACACATAGGCATCTGCATTCAGATTCAGATTAGGAATAGTTGTTATAGGCAGGAAACTCAGAATTTCCCTATTTGCCGCTGATGTCTTTTATTCCTTGATCTTGGGTAGTTCATCTGTTTGTAAACACCTAAGAGCAGTGATCAGGGGTCAGCTAATTTTACAGTTTTTAGGATTAGTTTTTGGTGTGAAACTATGTCGGTTTCAAATACAGACTAAGAGTAACATTCTACTTTTATTTTCatgggtgtaaatctggagtaatgtaATAAAAGGCTTGACTTACTCCAGATTTAGTTACCAAGGATTTATACAAATGTAACTGCAGACCTTGGCCCAAAGCATCATTTATAAAGTACTTTATATCAACTGTTTCTCAGAGGGCTTTACATGCCTAGAGAGCGGAATAGCCCCAGCCTGTTTAATCTTAATAAATTGCCTTTGCAATGCAATTTAGAAACCTGTTTACAATTCTGGCATGATAATTTCATGGTTCCTTGAGATGATTAATCCATCAATCCGTCTGAGCCTTTCTCCAGAACACTTTATTTTTGCAGGTGCTCCTGATATAACTAAATAGTACAAAAGCAAACTAGGCAAAATGTGCAGACGTTTTATTTGGCATGGAAAGAAATCAAGGACACAGCCCTGCTACAGTTGCAAAAATCAAAAGAGTATGGGGAATCTGGCCTTTCTAAGTGGAAATTCTACATTTGGGTGGCCTTGCTGCAATCTGTGTGGGATTGGCAGTCATTGTTTCTGAATGAAAAGCTTGGTTTAACCTAGCATGCTATCAAATTCTCCCTTTGTAAGAGCTCTCATGTAGCAAATGTACTGCCAGAATTTCTCTGGCTGAGAAAGCGCTATCAAATCCTGTTATGTATAATACCATGAAAGTGGGCCTCTTAGTTTAAAACATTGAGTCAGAAGAGGTTCTTCATGTTTTCTCCAACTGCTGATTTCATTGAATTGTCCTTTAGCTAGGAAACTCCCAGACTTGAAAAATtaacaggaaaacaaacaaaaaggacttaAAAGGCTCAAGGAGTGTTTTGTAGGAAAACATATTAAATTATTCTAACAAGGTAATCTTCTGTATCAACCACAATGAAATGTCTGTGTGTACCTATACGTATGGCATTTCTTATTTTCAATCCTGAACAGATGGAATAACAGCTTTCAAGACAAGGCTGAACATGAAGAAATCACCCACATGTTCTAATGAAGGATAAAGGTATCATGCATAGACAATCAATATATTACACATCTATGCTCCTTCTGTATCTGGGTAGGTGTGCAGCACAGTACATGAAACTGCTCACTAGGCTTTACTAATAAAGGAGCAAACCCTGTGTCCAGTGCCTAGCATGAATAGCTGTGCTGGGGAGAGGAATCTTCCCCTCACAAACTGGAATAGTTTCCCCAAGCCCTTTTGCAGCCCCCAGGGAAGGAAGAACCCATATACCAGCATATCCTCCTGACCTGCCTCTGCCACAAGCCGTTCTCTCTTTGCTGCTGCAGGGTATGGAGCTGTGCACCAGTCCCCATTATCCAGGCCATGCTGCATGGC from Gopherus evgoodei ecotype Sinaloan lineage chromosome 2, rGopEvg1_v1.p, whole genome shotgun sequence includes:
- the LOC115645787 gene encoding vitelline membrane outer layer protein 1 homolog, whose translation is MGYKGQSAETSAVAHTTSSSCYKMQAIPILLLVGLAYVSPVFGKREISANGTFSNRQYYSSINVSNGGPWGTWTWIDMCPEHFYAMGYSVKMEEYGGASDDTALNGIRLFCIKINSTSSVVYTIESDSGKFGQWSGITWCPTGFLTAFQLKVEVPQGILDDTAANNIKFRCSSGAVIEGTGGSFGDYGRWSNACTRVGICGIETKQDPYHNVFVDDTALNDARFFCCD